The region ACCGTCGGAAAGGATGCGATTTACGCGTCCGGCGTTGGCCAGCACCAGATGTGGTCAGCGCAGTTCCTGGACTTCGATAAACCTCGTCACTGGTTGAGCTCCGGCGGTGCCGGCACCATGGGGTATGCGGTGCCAGCCGCTATGGGTGCGAAGGCCGCGATGCCCGATAAAGAGGTATGGGCCGTCGACGGTGATGGTTGTTTCCAGATGACGAACCAGGAGATCACCACCGCGGCGATGGAGGGCTTGCCAATCAAGGTCTGCCTGATTAACAACGGCAACCTCGGCATGGTCCGCCAGTGGCAAACGTTGTTCTATGAAGGCAACTACTCGCACACCAAGCTCGGTGGGGAAGAGGCATACGTCCCTGACTTTGTGAAGCTCTCTGAGGCACTCGGGGCGCAGGCTGTTCGCGTCACGAAGGAAGAGGACGTCGTCCCCGCGATTGAGTGGGCGCGCGGTATCAATGATCGGCCGGTCGTAGTTGAGTTCATCGTCGGCGAGGACGCACAGGTTTGGCCGATGGTCGCTGCGGGCGCTTCGAACTCAGACATGCAGTACGCGCTCGGGATGCGGCCGTTCTTCGACATGGAGGAATCCGCCGCGGAAACCCCAGAAGCAATTCACGAAGTGTTGACGACACTCGAAGATGAAACAGAGGGAGCGAAATAAGATGGCACCAGTGCAAACAATCACTCGGCATAGGCTGTCGGTGCTTGTGCAGGATGTCGATGGCATCATTACGCGCGTATCCGCTCTGTTTACGCGCCGTGGCTACAACATGGTCTCGCTTGTGTCGGCAAGCACTGAGACCGAAGGCATCAACCGGCTGACCATCGTGGTCGATGCGAGCGAGTACTCCGTTGGGCAGATCCAGAAGCAGCTCAACAAGCTCGTCCAGGTTATTAAAGTCCAGAGGCTTGACGACGACGCCACCGTCGCCCGATCAATGATGCTGGTCAAGGTGAGCGCGGACAACAGTAACAGGCCGCAGGTCGTGGATGCCGCGAACATCTTCCGCGCACGTGTCGTCGACGTCTCGCCCGAGTCCCTCGTGATTGAAGCGACGGGCACGCCCGCAAAGCTGCGGGCGTTGCTTGAAGTACTCGAGCCCTTCGGAATTCGCGAGCTTGCGAGTTCCGGTGATGTCGCGCTTTCGCGCGGCGCCGAAACAATGGCATCGCAATCCTAAGCGCGACGCTATTAACTCCGATATATTTCTCCATACGCATAAAGAAAGGTGAGCCGACTCATGGCTATTGAAGTTTTTTACGACCAGGATGCAGACCTGTCCATCATCCAGGGAAAGAAAGTTGCAGTAATCGGCTATGGATCGCAGGGCCACGCGCACGCGCAGAACTTGCGTGAATCCGGCGTCGATGTTGTGATCGGCCTGCGTGAGGGCTCGAAGAGCGCGGAAAAGGCCAAGGAGGCTGGCTTCGAGGTCAAGAGCAACGCTGATGCTTCCGCATGGGCGGACGTCATCATGTTGCTGGCACCGGATACTTCCCAGGCAGAAATCTTCCGCAACGATATTGAGCCAAACCTGAAGGCTGGCGACGCCCTGTTCTTCGGTCACGGCCTGAACATCCACTTCAACCTGATTGAACCAGCGGACGACATCATCGTGGGCATGGTTGCGCCGAAGGGCCCGGGCCATTTGGTGCGTCGTACGTTTACTGAGGGCAAGGGCGTGCCGTGCCTGATTGCTGTCGAGCAGGACCCGGAGGGCAATGGCCGCGACCTGGCACTCTCGTACGCTGCAGCAATCGGTGGTGCTCGTGCCGGTGTCATCCCGACGACCTTCGAGGCTGAAACCGTCACCGACCTGTTCGGAGAGCAGGCCGTTCTGTGCGGTGGCCTGGAGGATCTCATCATGACGGGCTTCGATGTCCTCGTCGAGGCTGGCTACGAGCCAGAAATGGCGTACTTCGAGTGCCTGCACGAGATGAAGCTGATCGTGGATCTGATCTACGAAGGTGGCATGGCGAACATGAACTACTCCATCTCCGATACCGCAGAGTTCGGTGGCTACCTGTCTGGTCCGTGCCTCATCGACGAGGGCGTTAAAGACCGCATGCGTGACGTGCTGCGTGATATCCAGGATGGCACCTTCACCAAGCGCCTCGTTGAGAACGTGAAGAACGGTAACAAGGAGCTGGAGGACCTGCGCGCCAAGGTCTCCTCGCACCCGATTGAGAAGACCGGCAAGGAACTGCGCTCGATGATGAGCTGGGTGCAGAACCCGCTGAATGAGACCGCCTAGGCTTTCTCATAACGTAAAAACTGGGAGCGACCCAACAGAAGGGCCGCTCCCAGTTTTGTTTGTGCTTTGCGCTATTGCGCTGGTGCCATCTCGGATTCGGGTGCGTCGCTAAGGACTTCGTCGAGATTCACTGTGGTAGTGACTTCTTCCGGCACTGTCGGTTCGGAAGCGTCAGTGTTCGTCTCGGTAGCAGGCTCAACCGTTTCCGTGGTGTCTTCTGTCATCGTGGTGGTGATATCGACGGTTTCAGTTGCCGTCACGCTGGGCTGGTTGTTGTTGAATTCTTCTTCACTTTGGCCGCCGGCGAACAGGGACCACAGTAGCCATGCGAGAAGGAGGAAGACGAGGATGCCAAGGAGCCACTTCCACCAACCGCCGTTCTGCGGAGTTGGCTCGGATGGAGCGGGAAGGTGGCGTCGCTCCTCTGGTATCTCGAGTGGGGGGTTGTTTGGGGTTTCGTGTGGTTGCTGAGTCACGTGTTTCCTTTCTTTTTGGTCCAGGCTAGCAAAAATCGTTCTGATTGCTTCCGAAGTTGCCCGCTTTACCGATATTAAAAGGTGGATTAGAATTACGGCATGTCGCATAGCCAGGACCACGCTCACACTCACGACCACGATCACGTCGGCGACGCGCCACTGCGTGCCCTGCTGATCGCGCTGGGAGTCACCAGCGTGGTCTTTTTCGCAGAATTGATCGGTGGCTGGCTCACCGGTTCGATGGCGCTGATGGCCGATGCCATGCACATGCTGTCGGACGCTGCTGGACTGATCATTGCGGTGATCGCCGTGGTGATAGGGAAGCGGGCAGCCTCGATGAAGGCCACGTATGGATATCGGCGCGTTGAAGTACTGGCCGCGGCGACCAACGCGCTGACGGTGCTTGTGATTTCTGTCTGGATCGTGGTGCAGGCCATTCGTCGAATCTCTGCACCTACTGAGATTGACACGGCACCGATGATGGTGATCGCCCTCATTGGCTTGGTCGCAAACGCGGTATCTGCGTGGGTGCTGCATAGCCAAAGGGAAAACTCCGTCAACGTTGAGGGCGCGTTTTTGCACGTACTTGTGGACATGCTCGGTTCGGTTGCGGTGCTCGTCGCCGGTGCGGTGATTGCTTTTACTGGCAGCCAGCTGCCGGACGTTATCGCTTCCTTCTTGATCGCGGCGTTGGTGTTGCCACGGGCGTGGTCGCTGCTCCGTCACTCCCTCCAGGTGCTACTGGAGCAGGTCCCTCCGGGATTCGATGTTGAGAGCGTCGAACCGGCCCTGCGAGCAATTGCCGGTGTGGTGGATATCCATGACTTGCACCTGTGGTCGCTCGATGGGGTGTCCGTATTGGCGACGGTTCACGTGGTTAAGCACCCTGGTGAGCAAGGAGCCCGTGTTCTCGACGACGCCCAAGAAGTGTTGCGTGAGCTGGGGATTGAGCATTCCACGATCCAGGTTGAGCTGCCCGAACACCGCGGCCACGAGAATGTTTGTTGATTCTGTTCTAAAGTATGACTTATGGGTTTTACTACGCCAAGCTATTCACTCAAGGATCTCTTCGCGCGGGCTGAGCGCGGAGAGCTGCAGCTACCCGATTTTCAGCGCGAGTATATCTGGGATGTTGACCGCATTCGCACCCTGGTTACCTCAGTCTTGCGCGGCTATCCAATCGGCTCGTTCCTCGCGTTGGATACACGCGGGACACCAATGCGATTTCGCCCGCGCCCGCTCGAAGGGCTCGAGCCGAGCGTCAAGGAACCGCAACCGGGGCTGTTGCTTCTCGACGGCCAGCAGCGCCTCACTTCGCTGTACCACGCATTTAAGGGCGACGGCATCGTCCCGACCGTAGACTTCCTTGGTCGACGCATTCACCGCCAGTTCTTTGTGGATGTGCGGATGGCCGTCTCTGCCGATCCAATGCCGGTTGAAGCAGTCTTCGCTGTTGACGAAGAAGGCCAGATCCGTTCGCACTTTGGACCGGATATTCCGGAGGGCATCCGGAACCGGGAGGACATGCTGAAGCACGGTGTCGTGCCGGTGTCGCTGTTGCTCTGGAAAGAGGGCAATGACCTGCTTTTAGACATGGCGGCGGATGCCGAGGATCATGAAATGCGCGACGCGGTCAAGCTCTTCCTGAACGAAGTCATGCGCTGGATGCCGGCCTACGATGTTCCAGTGATCCGCATTGACCGGGAGACCTCGCAGATTGGCGTTGGCCAAATCTTCGCCCACGCAAACTCGGCGGGTGTCCAGATGGATGTTTTCGAGTTGCTGACGGCCATGTTTGCTACGCAAGATCCTGACTTTTTGCTTGCTGAGCATTGGCGGGGCGTCGAAAAGCAGTTGCGCGAGTACCCAGCTTTGGATGACATTGGGCGCATTGAATTCCTCCGTGCGATGTCACTTTTGCTGACGAGTCGGCATGGACACGCTGTTGGACACCGCGGCGACATCTTGAACCTTTCCCTCGATGACTACCGCCAGCATGCGCAAGAAATGGCGGATGCGTTTAAGGCGGCGGCTGAGTTTATGGCTGAGCGTTGTATTCTCAGCGTGGATCAGGTCCCGTACACCTCGCAGATTGTGCCACTGGCTACGATTTTGGCGCGTTTGGCAGAGCATCCGCAGTGGGACCGTAGCCAGGAGTCGAAGGACCGTCTCAACCGCTGGTACTGGTCGGGGGTGTTTGGAGAGCTCTACGGTGCGCACGCACCGACGATCCGTGCGGGCCTCGACGTTACCGAGGTCACCCCGTGGGTGCTGCAAGAGACTGACGCGACGCCACGTACAGTGTCGGACGCCACGTTCTCGGAGTCTCGTTTGCTTACGGCGACGGAGGAAAGCGGTGTCTACCGCGGACTGTACGCACTGCTGATGGCACGCGGCGCGCTCGACTGGAGGACAGGAAAGCCGTTCAACCGGGAGACGTTTGCGGAGCTGCAGCCGTACTTCAACACTGTGTTCCCACCTGCGTTTTGTGATGACATTGGCGCTGACCCAGTCGTTGCACAGTCGGTGCTCAACCGCACGCCGATGGGTAAGCGCACGGATGTGCTGATTGAGGACAATCAGCCGAAGCGCTACATTCCGCGCCTGCAGTCGAAGTCGCTCATGGACGACGACGAGTTTGATGAAGTCCTCGAAGGCCATGAGATGACGCCAATTTTCTTGCTGAACTCTCAGTGGACGGAGTTCTTGGCGGATCGTCGCGAACGTTTCGTCGGGATTGTCGAGTATGCGCTTGATAAGGCCGTGATCCGCGATATTGATGGCCCACTTGAGTCAGAGGTTGATTTCTCTGAAGAGCCCGAGCCAGAAGTAGAACCTGCACCAGCTGCTGAAGAGCCTGAGTTTGAGGCGCCAGAAGTTGAGCAGGAAGAGCCGGAAGGCGAAGAGGATTAAGCAGGTTGGGATACGGCAGCGTTGCCTCGCATTGTTGTGCGTGGCAACGCTGCTTGTTGCTTGCTCGCCAGAGCAACAATTAGGCCCGCTGGGAGAGGCGAGGAAAGTCAACCAGTCGCGCCATGTATCAGCGATGTTTGAGCAGCATCCTGTCGTGTTAGCAGACCGGACGGGGCTTGCATCGTTGCAGTATTTCTTCCGTGCTTCCGAGACGCTAGTGGTGTCGGATCCTTCAGTAGAAGCACAGCTGCGAGCTGCCTCAATCGCCGTTGTTGCCCACGCCCCGATGTTGGTCTACGACCCGAACCGACACAACGAGATTCTGCAAGAAACCGAGCGTTTACATACCTATACGGTGCTTACGGTTGGTGATGTGCCACTGGCGCAAACCACTGGACGGATGCGTGTGTACCGCGACCCGGGTGGGCGGGGAGCTTTAGGCCCGATGACGTCGCTGATGTTTGAGGAACGATTGATATCCTCACCCGAGTCTGCTGCGCAGGAAGTGGCGAAGTTGCGCTCGCGTGAGCCGACCTGGCTGAGAGCCGCGTGGGCGGACCCTGCCGTGATGAAGGGGGCGCAGGCAAGACCATTCCCGATTCTCTCCCGCAGGGATGCCGATATGGCTCCGTTGGTTGTGGCGACGGCGAATACTTCGATTGCCGCGATCGCGAATGCGCGCAGCTTTGGGGCGAAGGTTGTCTTCGTGGACGAGCCGGACCCGAGAGCATCCTTTGAAACACTATTTGCTCTTGCAGGGTTAGCGGACGGCCCGCTCGTTGCACTTGGAACCGATTTCGGGACCAGCGACGAGCTATCGCGCAGGATTTCGCAAGCGGAAGAAAAGTATCAGGCTAACCGCAGGACAACCGGTAACTGACCTATTAAGGTGTTCGGGGTATCCACTCTGTTTGATTCTCAGGAGACCCCATTCTTATGTCGAAACCTGTTGTCCTCATCGCCGATAAACTTTCCCAGTCAACCGTTGACGCACTTGGCGACGCGGTGGAAGTCCAGTGGGTAGATGGCCCAAACCGTGAGGCGCTGCTCGCGGCAGTCCCCGCCGCGGACGCGCTGCTTGTTCGCTCAGCAACGACGGTCGATCGTGAGGTGATCGAAGCAGGTGCAAACCTTAAGATTATCGGCCGTGCTGGTGTCGGTCTTGACAACGTTGATATTCCGGCGGCAACCGAGCACGGTGTGATGGTTGCTAACGCCCCGACCTCGAATATTCACTCAGCCTGTGAGCACGCAATCGCATTGCTGCTTTCTACCGCTCGCCAGATTCCGGCAGCTGATTCCACGCTGCGTAATGGTGAGTGGAAGCGCTCGGCGTTTAAAGGCACCGAGATCTTCGGCAAGACCGTAGGCATTGTCGGCTTCGGGCACATTGGCCAGCTGTTCGCGCACCGTCTGTCTGCGTTCGAAACCACGATCGTCGCATACGACCCTTACGCGAACCCTGCGCGTGCAGCGCAGATGGGTGTCGAGCTCGTCGAGCTCGAGGAGCTGATGGCTCGTGCAGATTTTGTGACGATCCACTTGCCGAAGACGAAAGAAACTGCAGGCATGTTCAATGCGGAGCTGCTTTCGAAGGCCAAGCCGGGACAGATCATTATCAATGCGGCCCGCGGTGGCCTCGTTGATGAGCAGGCGCTTGCCGACGCCATCAAGTCTGGCCACATTCGTGGTGCAGGTTTCGACGTGTATGCAACCGAGCCGTGCACGGATTCGCCGCTGTTTGAACTCGAAGAGGTCGTCGTAACGCCGCACCTTGGCGCATCTACGGCTGAGGCGCAGGACCGCGCGGGTACTGACGTTGCGGATTCTGTGTTGAAGGCACTGGCCGGCGAGTTCGTCGCTGATGCTGTCAACGTTGCTGGTGGCAACGCGGGCGAGGAGGTAGCTCGTTGGCTCGACTTGTCGCGCAAGCTTGGGCTGCTTGCAGGCAAGCTACTGGAAGAGGCTCCGGTATCGCTGAAGGTGACGGCTCGCGGTGAGCTGTCCACGGAGGAAGTCAACCTGTTGGGCCTGTCTGCTGTGCGCGGTCTGTTCTCGGGCATCGTCGATGAGCCTGTGACGTTTGTGAACGCACCTGCTATCGCTGAGGCCCGCGGATTGAGCTATACGGTCGAGACAGAGACTGAAGCACTGACGCACCGCAGCGCGCTCGAGGTCCAGGCCGTTGGGGCAGAAGGGCAGACCGCTACGGTGACTGGCGCGCTGACGAGCCTGGAGGGCGTTGAGAAGATCGTTCGCATCAATGGTCGCGGTGTAGACATGCGTGCGGAAGGCCGCAACTTGTTCTTCCGCTACACCGATGTCCCTGGAGCGCTCGGAAAGGTGGGTTCGCAGCTTGGTGCGCACGATATCAATATCGATGCTGCCGCGCTGACTCGCACCACGAAGGGCGACGGTGCGGTGCTTATCCTGCGCGTGGATAAGGAAGTTCCAGAGCAGCTCGAGGAGCAGATCGCGCAGTCTATCGACGCCACTTCGATCCAGCTCGATTTGGATTCCTAAAGGCGGTTCCCTCACGGGCGGACAGTGTTACACTAAACGCACTGTCCGTCTGGTGAGAAAGGAATCCCAAAAATGAAGGTTGCTGTTATTGGTGGGGACGGCATCGGCCCTGAAGTGATGGCAGAGGGGCTCAAAGTTCTGAATGCTGTTCGCTCGGACGTAGATACCACGGATTTTGACCTCGGTGCGCGTCGATACCTGCGTAACGGCGAGCTGCTCACGGACGGTGACCTCGAGGCGCTGTGTGAACATGACGCAATCCTGCTCGGCGCAGTCGGGGACCCGCGAAAGGTTCCCGCTGGTGTGCTTGAGCGCGGGCTCCTGTTGCCACTGCGCTTCAAGCTGGATCACTATGTCAACCTGCGCCCGTCGCGCTTGTACAAGAGTGTGACCTCGCCGCTGGCACGGCCGGGTGACATTGACTTTGTAGTTGTCCGCGAGGGAACCGAGGGGCTCTATGCCGGCAATGGTGGCACGCTGCGCGAAGGTACCGAGCATGAGGTTGCCTCCGAAGTTTCTCAAAACACCTATTACGGTGTTGAGCGCGTCGTGCGCTACGCCTTTGAGCTTGCTCAGCAGCGCCGCAAGAAGTTGACTCTTGTGCACAAGACGAACGTCCTGGTCAACGCTGGTGGTTTGTGGCAGCGAGTCTTCGACGAGGTCGCGCAGGAGTTCCCAGAGGTGACCACGAACTACCACCACATCGACGCGGCGACTATTTACATGGTCAGCGACCCTTCGCAGTACGACGTCATTGTGACGGATAACCTGTTCGGCGATATTTTGACTGACTTGGCCGGCGCAGTTGCAGGTGGTGTGGGCCTTGCGTGCTCGGGCAATATCAACGCGGCAAAGGTCACGCCTTCGATGTTTGAGCCAGTCCACGGTTCTGCACCGGATATTGCAGGTCAGGGGATCGCCGACCCGTGCGCGATGATTCTCTCCGTCGCGATGATGCTGCGCTTCCTCGGCGATGAAGACAATGCCCAGAAAATTGAAGCGGCCGTGGAAAAGGAAGTGACGGGCCGCGAAGGGGCTGACATTGTGACGACTGAGGTTGGCGACCGGATTGCTGCCGCGCTGAGGTAACCACGTAGGGTTGAGGCCAGATTTAAACAGGACCTCCGTGTAGGAAAGGCGGGAGACATTGAAGATGGCTTCGACCCGGCATCGTGTTGGCAGCGTCATCGTTGCGCTCGGTGTCGCAACGGCAAGCTTGAGTGCGTGCGCAACTGGCGACGCCGAAAAAGGAGCGCAGGGCGCGCAAGCCTTGGAGATGTCCGGTGCCGAGGTTATTCAAGACCCAGACGGTACCGGCGCGGAAGTTTCGAAGCGGTTGTATCCAGCGTCGGACGCTGTGGTTGTCGCGGGTAAGGAGCGGGAGTCGCAACTGCTTGGTGCGGCAATCGCCCTGGAACGTGGCATCCCTTTGTTAGTGCGTTGGCCAGGTACAGACGAGACTGTTGATGTAGAGATTCAACGTCTAGGCGCCACCGAAGTCATCACGCCATCAGAGGAAGCGGGCGTGGAGCCGCTGCAAAGCGACAACCCTGAGCGTGATATCGCCACAGTTGCGGCTACGCAGCCACAGCAACCTGGGGCACTCACACTGCCACCGGTCCTGGTGACGGAGGAGACGTCGCTTGGAGCCGCCGTGTCCGCGCGTGCAGCAGGTGCGGAACTCGAAGTCTTGCAGTTCCCGGATCCACGTATCACCTCAGACGCTATGCGCACAGTGTTGGAGCAAGACACGCTCGCCCTTGGACTGCAATGGGGCAACACCGAAATGTACCGGGACAAGATCACGCTCGCGACCCACGGTGAATTACCTGGAGGTGGCGGTCTTGTCTTTCCCGGACGGCGCATGATTGCGCTGTACGGGCACCCGTCGGGCCCAGCACTCGGCGTTATGGGGGAGCAGCCTCCGGCTGAAGCGGCGCAGCTAGCAACATCGTATGCGCAACAGTACCAACCGTTGGACGGGCAGCCGGTGATCCCTGCGTTCGAGATTATTGTCACGGTGGCTTCGCAATCTCCCGGCCCTGACGGCGACTACTCCAACGAGACAGCGATCGAGGACCTCGTACCGTACATCGATGCGATCACTGAGGCTGGTGGCTACGCGGTGCTCGACCTCCAGCCCGGTCAGGGTGATTTCCTTCACCAGGCTCGACTCTACGAAGAGCTCCTGCTTCGGCCGAACGTGGGGTTGGCCCTCGATGCCGAGTGGAAGCTGAATCCCGGCGAGCAGCCATTGTCGCGTATCGGGTCGGCAACCTCGGGCGAGATTAATGCTGTTGCTGATTGGCTTGCGGCCCTCGTTCGAGAGCACAAACTGCCACAAAAGATGCTCATCCTGCACCAGTTCAGGCTGGACATGTACCCGGATCGTGAAAATATCCGCACTGACCAGCCGGAATTGGCGTGGGTGCTCCATGCGGACGGCCACGGCGTGCCGGAGCAGAAGTTTGATACCTGGAACGTCCTGCGTCAAGGTTTGAGTCCTGATTACTTCATGGCGTGGAAGAACTTTATCGACGAGGACACCCCAACCTTTAGCCCGGAGCAGACATACAACGACGTCCAACCTCGGCCGTGGTTCGTGAGCTACCAATAAAGTGCGAGCAGCCTTCGGGGTTGTATGCTCGTCCCTATGCGTTTTGGACGAATTGCTACACCCGAAGGCATGACCTTCGCTGTCATTGATGAAGCGGCGACGACCGCGCGTGCTATTGCTGGTACGCCATTCACCGACCCTGAGTTCACCGGCAAAGAGTGGAAGCTTGAAGAGGTGAGGCTGCTTGCACCGACGTTGCCGTCGAAAATTGTGGCAGTCGGCCGCAACTACGCGGACCACGTCAAGGAAGTCTTTCAACAGACCGCGGATGATTTGCCGCCGACGATTTTCATCAAACCGCCGACAGCAGTTGTCGGTCCCGGCGCGCTAATTCGCATCCCCAAGTTCGCTACCCGCGTTGAGTTCGAGGGAGAGCTTGCACTCGTCATCGGCGTGCCGTGTAAGAACGTGAAAGCGGACCAGTGGAAGTCGGTAGTGCGTGGTGTCACCATTATTAACGACGTCAGCTCGCGTGATCTCCAGTTCTCCGATGGGCAGTGGGCACGCGCGAAGGGCATGGATACCTTCGCTCCGCTAGGGCCATGGATTGAGACAGATCTTGAGCGCTTCAATTTTGATTCGCTGCCGATCAAGGCGCACCTCACACATGAGGGGGAGACTGCGACAAAGCAGGATTCCAACTCGGACCAGATGATTAAGTCGATCGGCGAAATCGTCGAGTGGGTCAGCGAGTCATTCACGTTGCTTCCGGGCGATGTCATCGCAACTGGCTCACCTGCGGGGACCGCGGAAATGGTCCCGGGCGACGTGATTGAGATTGAGATCCCAGGTATCGGCTCGCTGACTAACCCGGTGGCGCGCGCCTAGTTGGGGCTAAAGGCCGAGCGCACGCATGATGGTGCGCAGTTTGGCTGTGGTCTCGTCGAGCTCATCTTGCGGGACGGAATCTGCGACGAGCCCGCCGCCAGCCCAGGCGCGAGCCTGAGTGCCCGCGGCGTTGACCTCCGCGCAGCGGATCGCAACCATGTATTCGCCATCGCCGCTCTTGTCGGTATAGCCGACGGTGCCAGCATAGAACCCTCGGTCGGTCTCTGCGGTGGTGATGAGCGCCTCCGCCGCGGCTTGCGGGGTACCGCAAACAGCTGGGGTGGGGTAGAGGCGAAGCGCAAGGTCGAGCGCTGTTGGCGCAGGGTCTTTCAGAACGCCGCGGATTGGGGTGGCAAGATGCCACATTTCTGAAGTCTTATCCAGTTGTGGTCCGTCTGGAATGTCGAGTTGGGAACACAGTGGCGCCAGAATCTCGCGGATGTGCTCGACCACGTACGCGTGCTCGTCGCGATCCTTGGCGGAAGCAAAGAGTGCCTGACCATTCGCCTCATCAGCCGCAGGGTCGTGTGGGACACGGGCAGCTGATCCTGCTAGCGGATACGAACTCACGATATTGCCTTTGCGGCGCACCAAAACCTCAGGTGATGAGCCCACGAAGAAGTGGCCGACACGCCCGCTCGGTGTGAGGTCTGCGATGAACCCGTCGCGGGTATAAGAAAGGTCAATCAGGCGCGCGGCGACCAGGCGAGGATCGACGGGTGGATCGAATGCGATGTCCACTGCACGAGCAAGGACCACCTTGTCCAACATGGACCCCTGGATCGTGGAGACCGCTGCTTCAACCCGGCGCAGGTGTTCTTCCGGGGTGGGATCGACGTCGATAAGCGACGCGTGCAGCTTTGAGCCTGGGCCGACTCGATAGTAAGGATGAGGCTCGAGCGTGCCAGATTCCCGGACTATGGATTCGGGCACTGTCAGCGCCGCGGGCGTGTCTTTATCGAATGGGAGAGCGCCTACCACCATCTCGACGTCGCCGGACTCGAGGGCGTCGATAGCTTTCCATGCGTCTGAGAACGTTTGATTGGCACCTTGCGTGCGCACTGAACCGGTGCTTCGGGAAAGCAGGAAGTCGGGCGCAGTGGTGGGGCGGGCTGAACACATGTGGTCATATTTTACTAGGCGCAGTCCCGTAGCCCGTACTAAGGGCCTGCCATATGCGCCTTGATGGGGCAGGGGCGCTACGATAAAGCACATGAATAAACCAGCAAAGATGCGTGTCCGATTTTGTCCGTCTCCAACAGGTACGCCCCATGTCGGTATGGTGCGTACGGCCTTGTTCAACTGGGCACAGGCACGACACAGTGGCGGCACCCTGATTTTCCGCATTGAAGATACCGACGCCGCACGTGACTCGGAAGAGTCCTACCAGGCAATCATCGACTCCTTGAAGTGGCTGGGCCTGGATTGGGATGAAGGCGTTTTGGTAGGCGGCCCACACGAGCCTTACCGCCAGTCGCAGCGAATGGATATCTACAAGGAAGTCCTGGACAAGCTGATCGAAGCCGGGGAGGTCTACCCGGCGTACTCCACGAACGAGGAGGTTCAGGCGCGGCACAAGGCGGCAGGGCGGGACCCCCAGCTTGGCTACGACAACTTCGACCGCGACCTGACCGAAGAACAGATCGCTGCATACGAGGCTGAAGGCCGCAAGCCAGTTTGGCGTCTGCGCATGCCGGACAAGGACTGGACCTGGAACGACTTGGTGCGTGGCGAAGTGACGTTCAAGTCGCAGACGCAGCCAGACTACGTTGTTGCACGTTCGAACGGTGCGCCGCTGTACACGCTGGTCAACCCAGTTGATGACGCGCTGATGCAGGTCACGCACGTCCTGCGTGGCGAAGACTTGCTTTCCTCGACTCCGCGCCAGCTTGCTCTGTATGAGGCGCTCCAGCGTATCGGCGTCGCTGAGTTCACTCCTGAGTTTGCGCATCTGC is a window of Corynebacterium pseudogenitalium DNA encoding:
- a CDS encoding cell wall-binding repeat-containing protein is translated as MASTRHRVGSVIVALGVATASLSACATGDAEKGAQGAQALEMSGAEVIQDPDGTGAEVSKRLYPASDAVVVAGKERESQLLGAAIALERGIPLLVRWPGTDETVDVEIQRLGATEVITPSEEAGVEPLQSDNPERDIATVAATQPQQPGALTLPPVLVTEETSLGAAVSARAAGAELEVLQFPDPRITSDAMRTVLEQDTLALGLQWGNTEMYRDKITLATHGELPGGGGLVFPGRRMIALYGHPSGPALGVMGEQPPAEAAQLATSYAQQYQPLDGQPVIPAFEIIVTVASQSPGPDGDYSNETAIEDLVPYIDAITEAGGYAVLDLQPGQGDFLHQARLYEELLLRPNVGLALDAEWKLNPGEQPLSRIGSATSGEINAVADWLAALVREHKLPQKMLILHQFRLDMYPDRENIRTDQPELAWVLHADGHGVPEQKFDTWNVLRQGLSPDYFMAWKNFIDEDTPTFSPEQTYNDVQPRPWFVSYQ
- a CDS encoding isochorismate synthase; the protein is MCSARPTTAPDFLLSRSTGSVRTQGANQTFSDAWKAIDALESGDVEMVVGALPFDKDTPAALTVPESIVRESGTLEPHPYYRVGPGSKLHASLIDVDPTPEEHLRRVEAAVSTIQGSMLDKVVLARAVDIAFDPPVDPRLVAARLIDLSYTRDGFIADLTPSGRVGHFFVGSSPEVLVRRKGNIVSSYPLAGSAARVPHDPAADEANGQALFASAKDRDEHAYVVEHIREILAPLCSQLDIPDGPQLDKTSEMWHLATPIRGVLKDPAPTALDLALRLYPTPAVCGTPQAAAEALITTAETDRGFYAGTVGYTDKSGDGEYMVAIRCAEVNAAGTQARAWAGGGLVADSVPQDELDETTAKLRTIMRALGL
- a CDS encoding 3-isopropylmalate dehydrogenase, encoding MKVAVIGGDGIGPEVMAEGLKVLNAVRSDVDTTDFDLGARRYLRNGELLTDGDLEALCEHDAILLGAVGDPRKVPAGVLERGLLLPLRFKLDHYVNLRPSRLYKSVTSPLARPGDIDFVVVREGTEGLYAGNGGTLREGTEHEVASEVSQNTYYGVERVVRYAFELAQQRRKKLTLVHKTNVLVNAGGLWQRVFDEVAQEFPEVTTNYHHIDAATIYMVSDPSQYDVIVTDNLFGDILTDLAGAVAGGVGLACSGNINAAKVTPSMFEPVHGSAPDIAGQGIADPCAMILSVAMMLRFLGDEDNAQKIEAAVEKEVTGREGADIVTTEVGDRIAAALR
- a CDS encoding fumarylacetoacetate hydrolase family protein yields the protein MRFGRIATPEGMTFAVIDEAATTARAIAGTPFTDPEFTGKEWKLEEVRLLAPTLPSKIVAVGRNYADHVKEVFQQTADDLPPTIFIKPPTAVVGPGALIRIPKFATRVEFEGELALVIGVPCKNVKADQWKSVVRGVTIINDVSSRDLQFSDGQWARAKGMDTFAPLGPWIETDLERFNFDSLPIKAHLTHEGETATKQDSNSDQMIKSIGEIVEWVSESFTLLPGDVIATGSPAGTAEMVPGDVIEIEIPGIGSLTNPVARA